A single region of the Streptomyces vilmorinianum genome encodes:
- a CDS encoding ABC transporter substrate-binding protein: MRSTVRLRILITCGVLVAAGVGGWQLLPSDDVRTDAITVGTTDEVTSLDPAGAYDAGSWAMYSNVFQSLLTFKPGFTTPVPDAAESCKFIGAKLTAYRCEVRDDLTFVSGRKVTGEDVKYSIERMVSINADVGPAPLFQTLKSVVADGQTVTFNLNSRDATFPLKLATGAGSIVDRTKYPAKQLREDTTVDGSGPYILKAYKPGERARLEPNPAYRGSIGKVGGPVEVKYFTESEQLAAAWKTKVIDVTHRQMPPEFLSTVGSSTDSVRITEAQTAEIRNLYFNVKSGSVMAKKAVRQAVAAVIDRPAIVTGAYHGTVEPLYSLIPQGFNGHSTSFYDAYPEPSTKKAESLLEDADVETPVSFTLGYRKDATYAAEAAELKRQLEKTGLFKVKLAEAEWKDFQKAYVKGDYDAYPVGWLPDFPDSDSFTAPLVGSDNAMHNGFKSLKIDSLIYATQQYSDRAAAANDFEAIQEEVAADVPLVPLWQKKDYVLATEEVAGSQYLTDGTGIWRLWELGWI; encoded by the coding sequence ATGCGGTCGACGGTCCGTCTGCGGATCCTCATCACTTGTGGAGTTCTGGTGGCCGCCGGCGTGGGGGGCTGGCAGCTCCTGCCCTCCGACGACGTCCGGACCGACGCCATCACCGTCGGCACCACCGACGAGGTCACCTCCCTCGACCCGGCCGGTGCCTACGACGCGGGCTCCTGGGCGATGTACAGCAATGTCTTCCAGTCGCTGCTGACCTTCAAGCCCGGCTTCACCACGCCCGTCCCCGACGCCGCCGAGAGCTGCAAGTTCATCGGGGCCAAGCTCACCGCGTACCGGTGCGAGGTGCGCGACGACCTCACCTTCGTGAGCGGCCGCAAGGTCACCGGCGAGGACGTCAAGTACTCCATCGAGCGGATGGTGAGCATCAACGCCGACGTCGGCCCGGCCCCGCTCTTCCAGACCCTCAAGAGCGTCGTGGCCGACGGCCAGACGGTCACCTTCAACCTGAACAGCCGTGACGCGACCTTCCCGCTGAAGCTCGCCACCGGCGCCGGCTCGATCGTCGACCGCACCAAGTACCCGGCCAAGCAGCTGCGCGAGGACACCACGGTCGACGGCTCGGGGCCGTACATCCTCAAGGCGTACAAGCCGGGCGAGCGCGCGCGCCTGGAGCCCAACCCGGCGTACAGGGGCTCGATCGGCAAGGTCGGCGGCCCGGTCGAGGTGAAGTACTTCACCGAGTCCGAGCAGCTCGCCGCCGCCTGGAAGACCAAGGTGATCGACGTCACCCACCGGCAGATGCCGCCGGAGTTCCTCTCCACGGTGGGAAGCAGCACGGACTCCGTCCGGATCACCGAGGCGCAGACCGCCGAGATCCGCAATCTGTACTTCAACGTGAAGTCCGGCTCGGTGATGGCGAAGAAGGCGGTCCGGCAGGCCGTCGCCGCCGTCATCGACCGTCCGGCGATCGTCACCGGCGCCTACCACGGCACGGTCGAGCCGCTGTACTCCCTCATCCCGCAGGGCTTCAACGGCCACAGCACGTCCTTCTACGACGCCTACCCGGAGCCGTCCACGAAGAAGGCCGAGAGCCTCCTCGAGGACGCCGACGTCGAGACCCCGGTGAGCTTCACCCTCGGCTACCGCAAGGACGCCACCTACGCCGCCGAGGCGGCCGAGCTGAAGCGGCAGCTGGAGAAGACCGGCCTGTTCAAGGTCAAGCTCGCCGAGGCGGAGTGGAAGGACTTCCAGAAGGCGTACGTGAAGGGCGACTACGACGCGTACCCCGTCGGCTGGCTCCCCGACTTCCCCGACTCCGACAGCTTCACCGCCCCGCTCGTCGGCTCCGACAACGCCATGCACAACGGGTTCAAGAGCCTGAAGATCGACTCGCTGATCTACGCCACGCAGCAGTACAGCGACCGCGCCGCCGCCGCCAACGACTTCGAGGCCATCCAGGAGGAGGTCGCCGCCGACGTCCCGCTGGTGCCGCTGTGGCAGAAGAAGGACTACGTGCTGGCGACGGAGGAGGTCGCCGGGTCGCAGTACCTCACCGACGGCACGGGCATCTGGCGGCTCTGGGAGCTCGGCTGGATCTAG
- a CDS encoding metallophosphoesterase yields MLVFLLVFVVVLAVLGGVHWYVWRRLVRDVTARGSVTRRLGTAAAVVLPLLSIAALVSARAGAPFWLEQTVAWPGYLWLALLLYMTLALLVGEAVRPLLRRWLESRAAGRTAGDAPAEEPADSVRTASPVGGAPRAAAAGGPGPAAPGRLAPAGIDDDPSGTTTAVADAAVGDAAVGDAAVGDAAGAGRPDAGPSRDARAHDAPASGPEGRAAGATPVSRRLFVSRVVGGAAAAAAVGTVGYGTYGVMRGPRVKRVTVPLAKVPRAAHGYRIAVVSDIHLGPVLGRAHSRRIVDAINATQPDLIAVVGDLVDGTVENLGPAAEPLAQLRARHGSFFVTGNHEYFSGADAWVDHVRELGLRPLRNERVEIAAGFDLAGVDDIAGESEGQGPDFAAALGDRDRAKAAVLLAHQPVVVHDAVRHGVDLQLSGHTHGGQLWPGNFLADLANPTVAGLERYGDTQLYVSRGAGAWGPPVRVGAPSDITVVQLASKQA; encoded by the coding sequence GTGCTCGTCTTCCTGCTGGTGTTCGTCGTGGTCCTCGCCGTGCTGGGCGGGGTCCACTGGTATGTGTGGCGGCGCCTCGTGCGCGACGTGACGGCGCGGGGGAGCGTGACCCGGCGACTGGGCACGGCGGCCGCCGTCGTCCTTCCGCTCCTGTCGATCGCCGCGCTGGTCTCGGCCCGCGCCGGAGCCCCGTTCTGGCTCGAGCAGACCGTGGCCTGGCCCGGCTACCTGTGGCTGGCGCTGCTCCTGTACATGACCCTGGCCCTGCTGGTCGGCGAGGCGGTACGTCCGCTCCTGCGGCGGTGGCTGGAGTCCCGGGCGGCCGGTCGCACCGCGGGCGACGCGCCCGCGGAGGAGCCCGCCGACTCGGTGCGTACCGCATCGCCGGTCGGTGGCGCGCCGCGTGCGGCGGCCGCGGGCGGACCGGGCCCTGCCGCTCCTGGGCGGCTCGCACCGGCCGGCATCGATGACGACCCGTCGGGAACGACGACGGCGGTGGCCGACGCGGCGGTGGGCGACGCGGCGGTGGGCGACGCGGCGGTGGGCGACGCGGCGGGAGCCGGCCGCCCGGACGCCGGACCGTCCCGGGACGCCCGGGCCCACGACGCCCCTGCCTCCGGGCCGGAGGGGCGCGCCGCCGGCGCCACGCCTGTGTCCCGGCGGCTGTTCGTGTCGCGGGTCGTCGGCGGGGCCGCCGCCGCGGCGGCCGTGGGGACCGTCGGGTACGGGACCTACGGCGTGATGCGCGGGCCGCGCGTCAAGCGGGTCACCGTGCCGCTCGCCAAGGTGCCGCGCGCCGCGCACGGCTACCGCATCGCGGTCGTGTCCGACATCCACCTCGGGCCCGTCCTCGGCCGTGCCCACAGCCGGCGCATCGTCGACGCGATCAACGCCACCCAGCCCGACCTGATCGCCGTCGTCGGCGACCTCGTCGACGGCACCGTCGAGAACCTCGGCCCCGCCGCCGAGCCGCTCGCCCAGCTCCGGGCCCGCCACGGCTCGTTCTTCGTGACCGGCAACCACGAGTACTTCTCCGGCGCCGACGCCTGGGTCGACCACGTCCGTGAACTCGGCCTGCGCCCGCTGCGCAACGAACGCGTCGAGATCGCGGCCGGGTTCGACCTCGCCGGCGTCGACGACATCGCCGGCGAGAGCGAGGGCCAGGGCCCCGACTTCGCCGCCGCGCTCGGCGACCGCGACCGCGCCAAGGCCGCCGTCCTCCTCGCCCACCAGCCGGTCGTCGTCCACGACGCCGTCCGCCACGGCGTCGACCTCCAGCTCTCCGGCCACACCCACGGCGGCCAGCTCTGGCCCGGGAACTTCCTCGCCGATCTCGCCAATCCGACCGTCGCCGGCCTGGAGCGGTACGGCGACACCCAGCTCTACGTCTCCCGGGGCGCGGGCGCCTGGGGACCCCCCGTCCGCGTCGGCGCGCCCTCCGACATCACCGTCGTACAGTTGGCGTCGAAGCAGGCGTGA
- a CDS encoding SCO4848 family membrane protein gives MKLSRPVSWFLLAFGVWSWFIWVTFVKNLSNDASGLAFDDAGDPTAYFWVHLLLAITSFVLGTVVGVIGLRGVRALRRERG, from the coding sequence ATGAAGCTCAGCCGCCCGGTCTCCTGGTTCCTGCTCGCCTTCGGAGTCTGGTCTTGGTTCATCTGGGTCACTTTCGTCAAGAACCTCTCGAACGACGCGAGCGGCCTCGCCTTCGACGACGCCGGTGACCCGACGGCCTACTTCTGGGTTCATCTGCTGCTCGCCATCACGTCCTTTGTCCTGGGGACGGTGGTCGGCGTGATCGGGTTGCGTGGCGTGCGCGCATTGCGTCGCGAACGCGGATAG
- a CDS encoding D-alanyl-D-alanine carboxypeptidase family protein produces MSASKKTAWAVTAAALLPLVAASPAHADKKEDQQPKPPAMMSTVGGALLGRPGTQVQLGPGAPVLPKELSARSWIVADAESGAVLAAHNSHWRLAPASTLKMLFADTLLPKFPRTANHTVKPEDLAGIGSGSSLVGVKEKQTYSVHDLWLGVFLRSGNDAVRVLSSMNNGIPQTVRDMNDHAAELQALDTHVVSPDGYDAPGQVSSAYDLTLIARSGMQKADFREYAATARATFPGEQKPGKKRETFQIQNTNRLLTGDFGVAPYQGIAGVKNGNTTHAGSTFTGVAERNGKVLLVTVMNPSSKEQHAVYKETARLLDWGFAAAGKVKPVGELVPPKSARTGPASDTSSAPAPGKNAPGTTSGTAAEASAAANRSGGVGIALAVAGGVLVLLAGGVFLVNRRWPLPELVRRRPRTDESVNP; encoded by the coding sequence GTGTCTGCTTCGAAGAAGACCGCTTGGGCGGTCACCGCTGCTGCGCTGCTCCCCCTCGTCGCCGCCTCCCCGGCGCACGCGGACAAGAAGGAGGACCAACAGCCCAAGCCGCCGGCGATGATGTCCACCGTCGGCGGCGCGCTGCTCGGCAGGCCCGGCACCCAGGTCCAGCTCGGGCCGGGGGCCCCGGTGCTCCCCAAGGAGCTGAGCGCCCGGTCCTGGATCGTCGCGGACGCGGAGAGCGGCGCCGTGCTCGCCGCGCACAACTCCCACTGGCGTCTCGCGCCCGCCTCCACGCTCAAGATGCTCTTCGCCGACACGCTCCTGCCGAAGTTCCCCAGGACGGCGAACCACACGGTCAAGCCCGAGGACCTGGCGGGCATCGGCAGCGGCTCCAGCCTCGTCGGCGTCAAGGAGAAGCAGACCTACAGCGTCCACGACCTCTGGCTCGGCGTCTTCCTTCGCTCCGGCAACGACGCCGTCCGGGTCCTGTCGAGCATGAACAACGGCATCCCGCAGACCGTGCGGGACATGAACGACCACGCCGCCGAGCTCCAGGCCCTGGACACCCACGTCGTCTCCCCGGACGGCTACGACGCCCCGGGCCAGGTCTCCTCCGCGTACGACCTCACCCTCATCGCCCGCAGCGGCATGCAGAAGGCGGACTTCCGGGAGTACGCGGCCACGGCCCGCGCCACGTTCCCCGGCGAGCAGAAGCCGGGCAAGAAGCGCGAGACCTTCCAGATCCAGAACACCAACCGGCTGCTCACCGGCGACTTCGGCGTCGCGCCCTACCAGGGCATCGCGGGCGTCAAGAACGGCAACACCACGCACGCCGGCTCCACCTTCACCGGCGTTGCGGAGCGCAACGGCAAAGTCCTGCTCGTGACGGTGATGAACCCGTCGTCCAAGGAGCAGCACGCGGTCTACAAGGAGACCGCGCGGCTCCTCGACTGGGGCTTCGCGGCGGCCGGGAAGGTGAAGCCGGTCGGCGAGCTCGTCCCGCCGAAGTCCGCCCGCACCGGTCCGGCTTCGGACACGAGCTCGGCGCCCGCACCCGGCAAGAACGCCCCGGGCACCACCTCCGGTACGGCGGCCGAGGCGTCCGCGGCCGCGAACAGGTCCGGCGGGGTCGGGATCGCCCTCGCGGTGGCCGGCGGGGTCCTGGTGCTGCTCGCGGGCGGGGTCTTCCTCGTCAATCGTCGCTGGCCGCTGCCGGAGCTGGTCCGTCGCCGTCCTCGGACGGACGAGAGCGTGAACCCGTAG